Proteins encoded by one window of Bdellovibrionota bacterium:
- the gspF gene encoding type II secretion system inner membrane protein GspF: protein MPVFEYKAVTPAGKNIKGIIDAPNASEARSRLRKEGVFLTEIQETKGEETPAAPGNIRFSRGVSAQDITIMSRQLATLVAAGIPVVESLTALVDQVENVKLKRALSDVREKVNEGSSLADAMAAHPKIFANLFVNMVRAGEASGALEIVLNRLADFNENQTRLRGKIAATMAYPAIMLFIGGAALVVIFTMVIPKLVRLYEDLKQALPLPTRILIGISHFATSYWYVVVALAMIVFFSVRAYIRTPAGRRRFDKFTLNMPIFGALFRMVAIARFANTLSTLLASGVPILLAMDIVRKVVNNVVLADVIEHVRTNVSQGDSIAEPFRRSGEFPPLVTHMIAVGEKTGQVEAMLTKVAETYNNQVDARVATLTSLLEPVMIVIMAVVIGFIVFSVMLPIFQMNQAIR from the coding sequence ATGCCGGTCTTCGAATACAAAGCGGTCACCCCCGCGGGCAAGAACATCAAAGGCATCATCGACGCACCCAACGCTTCGGAAGCGCGCAGCCGCCTTCGAAAGGAGGGCGTATTCCTGACGGAAATTCAGGAAACGAAAGGCGAGGAAACTCCCGCGGCTCCGGGAAACATCCGTTTTTCCCGGGGAGTATCGGCCCAGGACATCACGATTATGAGCCGGCAGCTGGCCACGCTTGTCGCCGCCGGAATCCCGGTCGTCGAATCGTTGACCGCCCTCGTGGATCAGGTGGAGAACGTTAAACTCAAGCGGGCGCTCTCGGACGTCCGTGAAAAAGTGAACGAAGGCAGCTCGCTTGCGGACGCCATGGCGGCGCACCCAAAGATCTTCGCCAACCTTTTCGTCAACATGGTTCGGGCGGGCGAAGCGTCGGGCGCTTTGGAAATCGTTCTGAACCGTTTGGCCGATTTCAACGAGAATCAGACCCGCCTTCGGGGCAAGATCGCCGCCACGATGGCGTATCCGGCGATCATGCTCTTCATCGGCGGCGCGGCGCTGGTCGTTATCTTCACGATGGTCATACCCAAGTTGGTCCGGCTTTATGAAGATTTAAAACAGGCGCTCCCTCTTCCCACACGAATTCTCATCGGCATCAGCCATTTCGCGACCTCGTATTGGTACGTCGTCGTCGCCCTGGCGATGATCGTGTTTTTCTCGGTCCGGGCCTATATCCGCACGCCGGCCGGGCGCCGAAGATTCGACAAATTCACGTTGAATATGCCGATATTCGGAGCCCTTTTCCGGATGGTGGCGATCGCCCGGTTCGCCAACACGCTTTCCACCCTCTTGGCCAGCGGCGTACCGATCCTTCTCGCGATGGATATCGTGAGAAAGGTCGTGAACAACGTCGTGCTCGCCGACGTGATCGAGCATGTGCGGACCAACGTTTCTCAGGGCGATTCGATCGCGGAGCCGTTTCGCCGGTCCGGGGAATTTCCGCCGCTCGTCACGCACATGATCGCGGTGGGAGAAAAAACGGGACAGGTGGAAGCGATGCTGACGAAAGTGGCCGAGACTTACAACAACCAGGTCGACGCCCGCGTGGCGACGCTGACGTCGCTCTTGGAGCCGGTGATGATCGTCATCATGGCGGTCGTGATCGGCTTTATCGTATTCAGCGTCATGTTACCCATATTCCAAATGAATCAAGCGATTCGATAA
- a CDS encoding prepilin-type N-terminal cleavage/methylation domain-containing protein has translation MRGNDRGFTLIELVFVMVLVALFSSVAIPSAGNLLGINLRSSTTQIGGYLRSAYEQAVMRQEKIRVRFDLTRNTYWAETYEEPAPVPPLDENTKIEEVQSAFEDRAAQPQLTPEEELAQDQALHKKVDAGSLRTTTLPNGVKFKGVYIASEGRIVDSGAPWVDFTPGGFAPKTIVYLTNKNGSRTYSIVLQPIGGLSRIELGEVRPDDV, from the coding sequence GTGCGCGGAAACGACAGAGGGTTCACGCTGATCGAGCTCGTCTTTGTGATGGTGTTGGTCGCCCTCTTTTCATCCGTAGCGATTCCGTCCGCCGGCAATTTGCTTGGAATCAATTTGCGCTCTTCCACCACTCAAATTGGCGGTTATCTCCGCAGCGCGTACGAACAGGCCGTCATGCGCCAGGAAAAAATCCGCGTGCGGTTCGATCTGACTCGCAACACGTACTGGGCGGAAACGTACGAAGAACCGGCGCCCGTGCCGCCGCTCGATGAGAATACGAAGATCGAGGAGGTTCAAAGCGCGTTCGAGGATCGGGCCGCCCAGCCGCAACTCACTCCCGAGGAAGAGCTGGCTCAGGACCAGGCGCTTCATAAAAAGGTCGACGCAGGCAGCCTGCGAACAACCACCCTGCCCAACGGCGTGAAGTTTAAAGGCGTGTATATCGCCAGTGAGGGAAGGATCGTCGACAGCGGCGCACCGTGGGTGGATTTCACTCCCGGCGGCTTCGCGCCGAAGACGATCGTTTATCTGACGAACAAAAACGGAAGCCGGACGTACAGCATCGTGCTTCAGCCGATCGGCGGGTTATCGAGAATCGAATTGGGAGAGGTGCGCCCCGATGATGTTTAA
- the gspG gene encoding type II secretion system major pseudopilin GspG, whose translation MLRRSLRKFAVSRREAGFTLVELIAVMVILGLLAGIVTLGINAQVQKARVRTAITQISQLGQAISTFHLDCGFYPDALQSLISPPAGGRQCKGYTPGGYLEKKEIPSDPWGNQYHFTSPGTHDADRYDLWSDGPDGQEGTGDDVVSWSTNEATQEE comes from the coding sequence ATGTTGAGACGTTCATTAAGGAAGTTCGCGGTCTCCCGACGTGAGGCGGGGTTCACACTGGTGGAGCTCATCGCCGTCATGGTGATTCTCGGACTGCTGGCCGGGATCGTCACGCTTGGAATCAACGCGCAGGTCCAAAAAGCGCGCGTTCGCACGGCGATCACTCAGATTTCACAACTGGGGCAGGCCATCTCCACCTTTCACCTCGACTGCGGATTTTACCCGGACGCCCTTCAATCCCTGATTTCTCCGCCCGCCGGCGGACGACAATGCAAGGGATACACGCCGGGCGGATATCTAGAAAAGAAAGAGATCCCGTCCGATCCCTGGGGAAACCAATACCACTTCACCTCGCCCGGCACGCATGACGCCGACCGATACGATCTGTGGTCCGACGGCCCGGACGGCCAAGAGGGGACGGGCGACGACGTCGTGAGCTGGTCGACCAACGAGGCCACGCAAGAGGAGTAA
- the gspE gene encoding type II secretion system ATPase GspE, whose translation MKSPWDKDPGTVIIHNEEVTEHWSAEEHLAKQKEAAAKKTQTPPVQPSKAPVLPKSSAAPKSAAPSGTPASAEDVGRAIDETLGKIGSQKEEEFTGSLSAADFTTAKGADLREILLTTTKLTREQLDEALAAERDAANTEMIGDILVRKKLITEDDLLNALSLQLGIPVDRQLTVEEVAQELIAKVPINFAKKHGIVPLKKHRNTAYVAVSNPLDLSPIDDLRILLQMDVKPILAKKSQVLDVINRIYDRQTKAHEDLMEDLEEQGFDSMALPETQDLLDSEDEAPIIRLVNTLLFRAVKDRASDIHIEPYEKELSVRFRIDGVLYEIMKPPKRAQASISSRVKIMAQLDIAEKRVPQDGRIKIKIAGRDVDIRVSTLPTSFGESIVMRLLDTSHVILSLEDLGFSQEQLQRVQQVISQPHGIFLVTGPTGSGKTTTLYACLSRVNSSEVKIITVEDPVEIQLTGIAQIQVHDKVGLSFAEGLRSILRQDPDIIMVGEIRDLETADIAIRASLTGHLVFSTLHTNDAIGSVTRLINMGVPPYLVSSSLTAVMAQRLVRVVCKECREAYSPSPQELKDLNINPEVARKATIFRARGCPNCFNTGYRGRSGIYEILVVDDQFKNLIVGGADDTTLKKNANARGMKTLRADGAQKVLQGVTTIEEVLGATQDELTLS comes from the coding sequence ATGAAATCCCCCTGGGATAAGGACCCCGGCACCGTGATCATCCATAACGAAGAAGTTACGGAGCACTGGAGCGCCGAAGAGCATCTCGCGAAACAGAAGGAAGCGGCGGCCAAGAAAACGCAGACTCCTCCTGTTCAACCGTCCAAAGCTCCGGTACTTCCGAAATCGTCCGCAGCTCCAAAGTCCGCGGCCCCCTCGGGGACTCCAGCCAGTGCTGAGGATGTGGGCCGAGCGATCGACGAGACGCTCGGCAAGATCGGCTCCCAAAAAGAGGAAGAGTTCACCGGTTCGCTTTCGGCAGCGGATTTCACGACGGCGAAGGGGGCGGATCTCCGGGAAATCCTTCTCACCACGACCAAACTGACGCGGGAGCAGCTCGACGAAGCGTTGGCCGCGGAACGAGACGCCGCCAACACCGAAATGATCGGCGACATTCTCGTGAGAAAGAAACTGATCACGGAGGACGATCTCCTTAATGCGCTGAGCCTTCAGCTCGGAATTCCCGTGGACCGCCAGCTGACGGTCGAAGAGGTGGCCCAAGAACTGATTGCAAAGGTCCCGATCAACTTCGCCAAAAAACACGGCATCGTTCCGCTGAAAAAACACCGAAACACGGCGTACGTAGCGGTATCAAACCCCCTCGACCTTTCGCCGATCGACGATCTTCGGATCCTTCTGCAAATGGACGTGAAACCGATCCTCGCGAAGAAGTCGCAGGTGCTCGACGTCATCAATCGCATTTACGACCGGCAGACCAAGGCCCACGAAGACCTCATGGAGGACCTGGAGGAACAAGGTTTCGACTCAATGGCGCTTCCGGAGACCCAAGACCTCCTCGACAGCGAGGACGAGGCGCCGATCATCCGCCTGGTCAACACCCTGCTCTTCCGCGCGGTGAAAGACCGGGCCAGTGACATCCACATCGAGCCGTACGAAAAGGAGCTGTCGGTCCGCTTCCGCATCGACGGCGTGCTGTACGAAATCATGAAACCGCCGAAACGGGCGCAGGCCTCCATCAGTTCCCGAGTCAAGATCATGGCTCAGCTCGACATCGCCGAAAAGCGGGTTCCCCAGGACGGGCGAATCAAAATCAAGATCGCCGGACGGGACGTCGATATCCGCGTTTCCACCCTGCCCACCTCGTTCGGCGAATCGATCGTCATGCGACTGTTGGACACCTCCCACGTCATCTTGAGTCTGGAAGATCTCGGGTTCAGCCAAGAACAGCTGCAAAGGGTCCAGCAGGTCATTTCGCAGCCGCACGGAATCTTTCTCGTCACGGGACCCACCGGTTCAGGTAAGACGACCACGCTATACGCCTGTTTGTCACGCGTGAATTCGAGTGAAGTGAAAATCATCACGGTCGAGGATCCGGTCGAAATTCAGTTGACGGGGATCGCTCAGATCCAGGTGCACGACAAGGTCGGTTTGTCGTTCGCCGAAGGACTGCGTTCGATCCTTCGCCAGGACCCCGACATCATCATGGTGGGAGAAATCCGGGATCTCGAAACCGCCGACATCGCCATCCGCGCGTCGCTGACCGGACACTTGGTTTTCTCCACGCTGCACACCAACGATGCGATCGGGTCCGTCACGCGTCTGATCAACATGGGAGTCCCTCCCTACCTCGTCTCTTCGTCCCTCACGGCGGTCATGGCTCAGCGTTTGGTGCGCGTCGTTTGCAAAGAATGCCGCGAGGCGTACAGCCCGTCGCCCCAGGAGCTGAAGGACTTGAACATCAACCCCGAAGTCGCTCGCAAGGCCACGATCTTCAGGGCGCGTGGATGCCCCAACTGTTTCAATACCGGGTACCGCGGTCGGTCCGGAATTTATGAAATTTTGGTCGTCGACGATCAGTTCAAGAATCTCATCGTCGGCGGCGCCGACGACACCACCCTCAAGAAAAATGCGAACGCCCGGGGAATGAAAACCCTTCGTGCCGACGGAGCCCAGAAGGTTCTGCAGGGAGTCACCACGATCGAGGAGGTCTTGGGCGCCACCCAAGACGAGCTGACGCTCTCGTAA
- the gspD gene encoding type II secretion system secretin GspD — translation MKPRNKTSSPSLKIGRISMACFLVSLSGFGIKISVSAQEAVPQPSLSVDEKVRSQPPNGPVRPGQIDGPANPDSVPRGVIETTPIVNPTVVEQAAEAATPPPVSTPVAIQTPFSPPPPPPPVRPLPPNRMGQPMVPGSRPSMPTGSRPSIPPPPPPRTSPPYEATSKPAWPMARDSKGLVNLDFVDAEISEIAKSISELTKRNFILDDKIRGKVTIISPTPVSPEEAYQAFISALEVKGFTIVKAGRLLKIVPLRDMKTLPIPTEVEHPVGGDDIFVTRLIPLNYISAAEIVKSLRGLVSKNGDLISYDPTNTLILTDNLSNLRRLIKLIDLLDQKGFQDVMEVIKLKYAPATDTADKIRNILDLKDQRGGQPPGAPQPAAGEGQGSQSISKIIPDERTNSLIVLANREGLRRVREIVEKIDQSIQNEIGKGRIHVHYLQYADAGELAATLASLSGGGGGGMRGGRPKSTAGSRPTGTMFPTPGGSSSPPPIQPSGPAGGAIASMDLFGGEVHITSDLPTNSLVITASPADYEALLPVIQKLDVRRPQAFVEAMILEVDIDKAFDFGTAMHLGTQFGDNNDTTLFGATSFGSTSSIFLPTDPSALGGMTVGLQGKTIDIPVAGGQTLTIPTYGAVFRALQTNGTVNVLSTPNILTKDNMEAEIIVGQVVPFITAQGRDVNNQPINQIQRENVAITLRVTPQINESDDITMDIFQEIQDLVPGPDVQTFGPTTSKRSAKTTVLVKDSQTVTVGGLISDQERNSISKVPVLGDIPIIGWFFKTKSKTKRKTSLAIFLTPHIIREPEDLESMTIRKNVERLRFLKENNVPDHPGLEKYHLDRELQAPKKLAPPTSRKPVPADGPTAAFLGTTEGVPAATIVEATPQ, via the coding sequence AGATTTCCGTGTCGGCGCAGGAAGCGGTGCCGCAGCCGAGTCTGTCGGTGGATGAGAAAGTTCGGAGTCAGCCACCCAACGGACCGGTTCGGCCGGGCCAGATCGACGGCCCCGCAAATCCCGACAGCGTGCCTCGCGGCGTGATTGAAACAACTCCGATCGTCAATCCAACCGTGGTGGAGCAAGCAGCCGAGGCGGCCACGCCTCCCCCGGTTTCGACTCCGGTTGCGATTCAGACCCCTTTTTCCCCGCCGCCCCCTCCCCCACCCGTAAGGCCTCTCCCGCCCAATCGGATGGGGCAGCCGATGGTTCCCGGTTCCCGGCCTTCTATGCCGACGGGATCCAGGCCATCGATTCCTCCTCCCCCTCCGCCACGCACTTCTCCGCCCTATGAAGCAACGAGCAAGCCGGCATGGCCGATGGCCAGGGATTCAAAAGGACTTGTGAATCTCGATTTCGTGGACGCGGAAATTTCGGAAATCGCGAAGTCGATCAGCGAGCTGACGAAACGGAATTTCATTCTCGACGACAAAATCCGAGGAAAGGTCACGATCATTTCACCCACGCCCGTCTCCCCCGAAGAGGCCTATCAGGCCTTCATCTCGGCTTTGGAAGTCAAAGGCTTTACGATCGTCAAAGCGGGAAGACTTTTGAAGATCGTACCGTTGCGGGACATGAAGACGTTGCCGATTCCGACGGAAGTCGAGCACCCGGTGGGCGGTGACGACATTTTCGTCACCCGACTGATTCCGCTCAACTACATCAGCGCGGCGGAAATCGTGAAATCGTTGCGAGGATTGGTCTCCAAGAACGGCGATCTTATTTCGTACGATCCCACGAACACGTTGATTCTCACCGACAACCTGAGCAACTTGCGTCGGTTGATTAAGTTAATCGACCTGTTGGATCAAAAAGGCTTTCAGGACGTCATGGAGGTCATCAAACTCAAATACGCTCCGGCGACGGATACCGCCGACAAGATCCGAAATATTTTGGATCTCAAGGATCAACGCGGCGGCCAGCCGCCTGGAGCGCCTCAGCCGGCCGCCGGGGAAGGACAGGGTTCGCAGTCCATATCCAAAATCATTCCGGACGAACGGACAAACTCTCTCATCGTACTGGCGAATCGAGAAGGCTTGCGGCGTGTTCGCGAAATCGTCGAGAAAATCGATCAGTCGATCCAGAATGAAATCGGCAAGGGTCGAATCCATGTTCATTATCTCCAATACGCCGACGCCGGCGAACTCGCGGCCACCCTGGCCAGCCTGAGCGGCGGCGGAGGCGGCGGCATGCGAGGTGGCCGCCCGAAATCGACGGCCGGCAGCCGTCCCACCGGAACCATGTTTCCAACCCCTGGAGGTTCTTCGAGCCCTCCTCCGATTCAGCCCTCGGGTCCCGCCGGAGGCGCGATCGCGAGCATGGACCTCTTTGGCGGCGAAGTTCACATTACGTCGGATCTTCCGACGAACTCCCTGGTCATCACCGCCTCTCCGGCCGATTACGAAGCGCTTCTGCCGGTAATTCAAAAACTCGACGTGCGCCGTCCCCAGGCGTTCGTGGAAGCCATGATCTTGGAGGTGGATATCGACAAGGCTTTCGATTTTGGAACGGCCATGCACCTCGGCACCCAGTTCGGGGACAACAACGATACGACGCTTTTCGGCGCCACCAGTTTTGGAAGCACGAGCTCCATATTCTTGCCCACCGATCCGTCCGCTCTCGGCGGGATGACCGTGGGTCTGCAAGGCAAGACCATCGACATTCCGGTGGCCGGCGGACAGACGCTGACGATTCCCACGTACGGAGCGGTCTTCCGGGCGCTTCAAACCAACGGAACGGTCAACGTCCTATCCACACCCAACATCCTGACCAAGGATAATATGGAGGCGGAAATCATCGTCGGCCAGGTCGTTCCGTTCATCACCGCACAGGGACGCGACGTGAACAATCAGCCGATCAACCAGATTCAGCGCGAAAACGTGGCGATCACCCTGCGCGTCACGCCGCAGATCAACGAGTCGGACGACATAACGATGGATATTTTTCAGGAAATCCAGGACCTCGTTCCGGGCCCCGATGTTCAGACGTTCGGACCCACGACCTCCAAGCGGTCGGCGAAAACAACGGTGCTGGTGAAGGACAGCCAGACGGTCACCGTGGGAGGATTGATCAGCGATCAGGAACGGAATTCCATCAGCAAGGTTCCCGTACTCGGAGATATTCCGATCATCGGCTGGTTTTTCAAGACCAAGAGCAAGACGAAACGAAAAACGAGCCTGGCCATTTTTCTCACGCCTCACATCATCCGTGAACCGGAGGATCTGGAGAGCATGACCATCCGAAAGAATGTGGAACGCCTCCGCTTCCTCAAGGAAAACAACGTCCCGGATCATCCGGGTCTCGAAAAATATCATCTGGATCGCGAACTCCAAGCGCCCAAGAAACTGGCTCCCCCAACCAGTAGAAAGCCGGTGCCGGCGGACGGGCCGACGGCGGCCTTTTTGGGCACGACGGAAGGGGTCCCCGCGGCAACGATCGTGGAGGCGACCCCTCAATGA
- the gspK gene encoding type II secretion system minor pseudopilin GspK → MTKLRTRDRRGVALLMVLTAIAIITAVVVEVTYTSQLSATIVTNHRDGQKAVELARAALRWSIFRIQLDNALDQVPAVANTNYGGRKDDLSEVQWAFPISYPFPTAALAAAGSPQEGSAIPTAQNLETPDGSFVTVLSDESGKINLNDVGRGGPPGQQQPSAAMEILENLLLSDRFRIYFKGKDHRTLLWAIEDWIDSDSEINHLGGGIEDAEYQTVNHDHHVKNGPFYSVMEIRELAPMNDKLYRELLPFVTVYPFDARLPRISAAPVTAIGKINVNTAPLEVIAALFNREVFPEQQQRLECAQQVVKYRKNVVFRSIPDLMKFLEQSCGGAPAGQGAPSILSSRVQLYVNVRTDTFSTEATGLAGNVQKTIRAVISRQNPTQPKILYWKVL, encoded by the coding sequence TTGACGAAGTTGCGGACGAGAGACCGGCGCGGCGTCGCCCTTCTCATGGTGCTCACGGCGATCGCCATTATCACGGCGGTGGTCGTGGAGGTGACCTATACCTCGCAACTTTCCGCGACGATCGTAACCAATCATCGGGATGGTCAAAAAGCCGTGGAGCTGGCACGAGCGGCGTTGCGATGGTCGATTTTCCGAATCCAGCTCGACAATGCGCTGGACCAAGTCCCGGCCGTAGCAAACACGAATTACGGCGGCCGCAAAGACGATCTCTCGGAAGTTCAGTGGGCCTTTCCGATTTCGTACCCGTTTCCCACGGCGGCGCTGGCAGCCGCCGGCTCACCTCAAGAAGGATCGGCGATTCCAACCGCGCAGAACCTGGAAACGCCGGACGGTTCCTTTGTAACGGTACTCAGCGATGAATCCGGCAAAATCAACCTCAATGATGTCGGACGCGGGGGTCCCCCCGGTCAGCAGCAACCTTCCGCGGCTATGGAAATTTTGGAAAATCTCCTGCTGTCCGACCGCTTCAGGATCTACTTCAAAGGCAAAGACCATCGAACGCTGCTCTGGGCGATCGAGGATTGGATCGACAGCGACAGTGAAATCAATCACCTCGGGGGCGGGATCGAGGACGCGGAATATCAAACGGTTAATCACGATCACCACGTCAAGAACGGGCCTTTCTATTCGGTGATGGAAATTCGAGAACTGGCGCCGATGAACGACAAACTCTACCGGGAGCTTCTCCCGTTCGTGACCGTCTACCCCTTCGACGCGCGCCTCCCCCGAATTTCCGCCGCGCCGGTGACCGCCATAGGGAAGATCAATGTGAACACCGCTCCCCTGGAGGTGATCGCGGCCCTGTTCAATCGCGAGGTTTTCCCGGAGCAGCAGCAACGATTGGAATGCGCCCAACAGGTTGTAAAGTATCGGAAGAACGTCGTCTTCCGGTCGATCCCCGATCTCATGAAATTCCTGGAACAGTCGTGCGGCGGAGCCCCGGCCGGCCAGGGCGCGCCGTCGATCCTCAGTTCCCGCGTCCAGCTCTACGTAAATGTGCGGACCGATACGTTTTCCACCGAAGCGACCGGTCTGGCCGGAAACGTCCAAAAAACGATCCGAGCCGTGATCTCGCGGCAGAACCCGACGCAGCCTAAGATTCTTTACTGGAAGGTGCTCTGA
- a CDS encoding prepilin-type N-terminal cleavage/methylation domain-containing protein yields MKDRGFTLIEVILASVILAILGTLTWGSIAATFQTQQTVSRHTEMQEVGTTTLTKIQEDLSQVFHVEAPRPLTFFRGEDNMDHDRILFSALSHLPSGPNAHESDEAEVEYVTESNTSSEGLYFLKRRESPFLDEKPEEGGDFIPLASNVAAFNIEYSDGTTFRPTWDIRSSDQLNKMPKLVRIYLRLRDETGREAVFETTVDIPLSENLSVQVQQPAAGAPGTTQPGTMPGQPGVRPTTTPGANPSGANPSNDFDSGEIR; encoded by the coding sequence ATGAAGGATCGAGGCTTTACACTTATCGAGGTCATTCTTGCTTCGGTCATCCTCGCCATCCTCGGCACGCTGACCTGGGGATCGATCGCGGCCACTTTTCAAACGCAACAAACGGTGTCCCGCCACACGGAGATGCAGGAAGTGGGGACGACAACCCTGACCAAGATACAGGAGGATTTAAGCCAGGTCTTTCATGTCGAAGCGCCCAGACCCCTCACCTTCTTTCGCGGCGAGGACAACATGGACCACGACCGCATTCTCTTCAGCGCTCTGTCGCATCTCCCCAGCGGACCCAATGCTCACGAGTCGGATGAGGCGGAGGTGGAGTACGTGACGGAGAGCAACACGTCTTCGGAAGGCCTCTATTTTCTCAAACGCCGCGAGAGCCCGTTTCTCGATGAAAAACCCGAGGAAGGAGGCGATTTCATCCCGCTCGCCTCGAACGTCGCCGCTTTTAATATCGAATACAGCGACGGAACGACGTTCCGACCGACGTGGGACATCCGCTCGTCGGACCAACTCAATAAGATGCCGAAGCTCGTCCGCATCTATCTCCGCTTGCGCGATGAAACGGGACGGGAGGCGGTCTTCGAAACCACCGTCGATATTCCTCTGTCCGAGAACCTAAGCGTTCAAGTCCAGCAACCCGCCGCCGGCGCCCCCGGGACAACGCAGCCGGGCACCATGCCCGGGCAGCCTGGCGTGCGGCCGACGACGACACCTGGAGCAAACCCCTCGGGAGCCAACCCATCGAATGATTTTGATTCCGGAGAGATCCGTTGA